GGGATGATTGCAGGGTGAGTAAGCTGGCTTGTGATGTGAGCTTCTTTCAGGAAGCGGTTTTGAAGTTGTTTATGCTCCAGAAGGTCTTCGCGGATTTTCTTTAATGCTATTCTGCGTCCACAGGAAGTGTCGTATGCAAGGAAGACCTCACCCATCCCACCTTTGCCTATACTGGTGATAATCTGATACGGCCCGACGGTATATTTGATATCTTTTTGCGCAGGGGTCAAGCCTGAGATAAGCGATATATTCGAGGTGGACATAGAAACGTTCATGGAGGAGGGAGAAGCTTCCTGAGTCTCCGTTTCCGAAGGCAGGTTTAATTCGTGCCCGCATCGCACGCAAAACATGGGTGCAGGAGAGTTCTCCGCCAATGCAAAAGTAGATCTGCAAGCAGTGCAAAAAATCTTCACAGGGCCGTTCATTGCTATAGCTTCCCGCTTTTAGACAATTGCTGCCACAGTTGACGGGCTTCTATTGAAGCGTTTTGAACAAAACAAAGATGCCCTAATTCCTCATCAAAATACACACCATTGAAAGAGCTAAGCGAAGCAACCATCTGATGGAAAAGAGCGTTGATTCCATGTTCATCTCTTTCGGGGAGATTATATCTAAACCCGCAGCCCAGTGGTTTGAAAAAACGGTCTTTCCAATGGCGGAATCCTAAACGCATTGCTTCTTGGACGGAGTCGGCAGAAACATCGGCAGGACTTTCAAAAAAATTTTCTCCTGTATAGAACCATTGGAACATATGCTGTGAAAGTTGTTTTAAAAAGACAAACTGCCACCCATTATCACCAAATATCTTGGCGATATGAATTAGTTTTGGCTTAGGCGGTTCCGCAATTGGATTCGTTGACATTGTATCCTATTGATCAATGCTTTTACTCTAGCAAAGCCCCCTACAATTGACAAGTAATTTTGGGAAAAGGATGATCTCGAAAAGTTATTGAGAGAATTTAAAAATTACCTAGGATTGAAGTATGGCTGCCGGGGCAACCTTTGCGATGTTAAGTAATAGTGCAGAGATTGGATTTATTATCAGCAATATACAGACACAGGCATTACAAAAACAGGTCGATGTAAAATTCACCTCGGCAAATCATGTCATCGCTGCGATTAATAAAGCCTTTAGCGATGCAGTAGTCCAGACTCAGTATCAGGATTATTTTGATATTAGAAGCAAATTAATTAAAAAAGTCACTTCATTTTTCACTAAATGCCATCTGGCAAAACTAGATATTGAATTTCTTAAAAGACACCATAAAGATAGCTCGAGAAAACAGCGCGAGTTAAAAGAGCGTTCCCTTCAGCTGAATCATTTGTTAGATTCTTCAAGGAAAGACCTCCTAATCTATAGATTTAAAGATCATGAGGTGGATCCTATTAGGCTGGTAATGGTGTTGGACAAGTACCTGTTGCATACGGCAGAGCTTATGGATGAGGAAGCTTTGACAGCTGACCAGTTAGAAGTTAGATCGAGAAGTTTTTTTGAAATAGTATTGCCTAACAAACTTCAGCATATTGTTAAGTTGAAGCAGCAGATTCCCCCCGATTTTGGAAAACATATTCAAACAGATTTTGCATGGCTTTTTTTAGAACAAGAAATGGGTTTTAGGAGATATCAGGCTCTAAGTAAAAGTGCCTTCGAAGTCATGAAAGAAATAGTGGAAACGTTTAATGCAGCCATAAAAGACCTTGAAGATGCTAAAGAGTACTGTAATGATGTTAAATTAGAAAAAATAAACAGGAGAATTGCAGAAAATATATTAATGCAACCCTCTCTTAGAATTCCTCCACGGGCTCCCTGCATACAAACGTTAATTAGTAGTTCAGTCATCGAACTTTCCTGTATAGAAACATTTACTTTTAAAGGTCGAGTTATTACCGGGGAGACTCTTCACAAACTTTTGACAAGTAGTTGGAACGAGATTCTTAGCCCTATTCCACCAGATAGCCCCAGGAATAACACCTTAAAGAGGACCCTCCCTTCAGCAGAATTAGATGAAGAAGATGAGGGTGTTGTGACGCAACTTAAACGCATGAGAGAGGAGCAAGAAGGCATTAGAACAAAGGAACAAGCAAGAGCAGGGCTAAGACTGCTTTCGGAGGCTGTAGATAGAATTAACCTTAAAGCAGCTAAGGCTTTGGAGAATCTAAAGAAAAATTGTGTGTTAGTATCCCTCGATAACCCAGCGAAATTAAATGCTGGAAATGTAGTTGAAAAGGTTAAGCCTATAGTAGTTTTAGATAATAGTAACTGTTACAAATCCCTTATGGAGGCTTTAAAAAATACAGATAATCATTTGCTAAATGAGTGGCATGCACGTTATTCGCTAGTGGATAGAAAAAACACCCTTAACAATTTAGATGCTCGAAAAGCAAATCCTTATATAACTCTTTTTAGCAAATGCATGGGAGCTGGTACATCATCACGTCGTAAACCATTACTTACCTTTATTAAATCCTTAGCCGTAGACGTAGGTTTTTCACCTGAATGGGGTTATGTTTCAGGAAGAGGGCTGTCTTTCAAAATTTATAAGCCTATTTTTGATGAACCGTGGATGAAAGAAATTTATAGCTCTAAAGAAAAGCTTCCTGGAATCATAAATCTATTGCTTAAAGCAGGTGAAAACCCTTCAAAGATACTGTCTATGAGGTTATAAAACTTTATGTAAGAGAGTTATTGCATGGCTAAGAGGCTGTCTATAAAGTCTAATCTTTAGTGTAGCATCGGTTTTAAACGGCAAGATTTATTATTAAAAAATAAATTTAATATTTGCATGATGAATATTGGAGATGGAAGGAAAAGTGGAGGCGGTTGGACGATTTCAGAACTTTCAAATGAGAAAATTTATCTATTCCCACTACAATTATTTCAAAAATTCACAAAGACTTTAAGGCCAAGAACCGAAAAAACTACCGCATGAATTTGCAACCAAAAATCCGAAGAAAAAAGAAAGGAAATATATGAAAATTTACTCGGATAAGGCCCTTTCTCAACAACTTGAAAAAACAGAAGCCCGTTATAATGCAGAGTTTGTGCATTCCCGCTTAAGAATGTTTCCTGATAGCGGGGCGGAATGGATTGAAGTTGAGGGAACCTATGCAATGTTTGATGGATTAGAATCTCCTCTTACACAAACCTTTGGGCTCGGATTATTTGAAAAATTATCTTTGAAGACTATTGAAAAATTAGAGAAATTTTACCAACGATTCTCAGCCCCCATCTTTCATGAAGTAAGCCCGATGGCTGATTCCTCTCATATGGATATCTTATGTAAATGCGGTTATCAACCTGTAGAGCTGACAAGCATCCTTTATAAACCTCTTTTAAAGAAAGATTCTGCGTATCAACTTAATCCTGAAATCGCCACACGACAAATGCTAGAAGGTGAAGAGGAAATTTGGGCCTCAACAAGTGCGAAAGGTTGGAGCACCGAAGCCCCTGGCCTATATGAATTCATCTACAAGTTTGCCCAAATAGCAACCCAGAGCCGAGGCGTCCTGTCATTTTTTGCAAATCTAAATGACAAGCCTATCTCAACAGGAATGCTCTACATTGATAATGATATTGCACTCCTAGCTGGAGATAGCACAATTATGGAAGGGCGTAACCGTGGAGCGCAAAATGCATTAATCGATGCACGTTTAAGCTACGCGGCAGATCATGGTTGTTCTATCGCTATGATGGCAGCAAGTCCCGGTAGTCAGTCTCAAAAAAATGCTGAGAAAAAGGGTTTTCGTCTTGCATATACACGTACAAAATGGAAATTAAGGATCTGATATTTCTGGTAGGAAGGGGAATAGGGTTGGCCTTACATTACCCTCTTTCAACTACAATATTTTCGTAACTTCTATCGAGATGTTGGACATTAATACGGGCTGCTGTTCCTTTCTCGCCTAAGATAAGAGCCAAGAATTGAGATATAGGCATTTTTACCGCGTCTATTTCAGTTTCAGTGTTATTGGGAGAAATTCCTATAATGGCATCTCCAATGCGAAACTTTCCTGTTTTCTCTGCATGAGACCCTGAGTAAACTTCAATAACAACGGAATCTTCCCTATTTTGTTAGGATTTTTTCCATCCAATAGATTGATTCCTCAAGCTCTTGCAAGGCTCCATCAATCTTAGATACGAATTCAGCTTTACTTCTAGCTCTTACACTTCACGAAAATGAGCGCCCACAGAAGTACCACAGCGTAATAACTGTTTGCCTAGTACTTGAGCTTCGACTGTATTGGGAATAGAGGAGAATAACTTAATGATCCGAAGAGCGAGCTTTTGTTCTAGTTGATAAGTCTATCATCAACTTTAGCCTTCATCCTTGATTGTAGAGATGTTGCCATGAGATTAATCGACCACCTAAAGCCTTCAAAACCCCATTGTAGTTATGATTTTGCTGAAAATCAACAAGTGCTTCGTTATAGAAATTTAGAGCCGCGAGTGTTTACCTTCTTCTCTTAATGCTTCTGCTTGGGCAAGAAGGCTTTCATTAGAGCTAGCTGTGCAAACACCCTTTAATGAAACAAAAATAAGGGTGATTAGTAAAAGGAATTTTTTGATCATTATTGTAATTTAAGCTTATGATTATATTGCTCAATATAACCTCAATAGAGTTTGTTATCTTAAACATTATCGGCCAAAGACATAACAAAGTTGCGGAAATTTAGCATACGAGTATTTGTCTCTGCGCAGGAGCTCACAAGCTTAGTCAATTGAAAACATTCCTCTTTTAACGTCTCAAAAAATAGTTTTTTGCCTACTGTTTCTTCAAATCTGAAAAAACTCAATGCTACATTGAAACATTGATTTAGCTGTTGGGTAAACTCATCGGATGAACATTCGATTGTTTCCTCATCTAAAACATTTATTTGATATTGCCTCTCGTGAAGAGCTTCAGTTTGGGAAAGATAGATAATTTGACATACTACTGTAGATATTAAGCCTAGCTTACAGGCACCCCAAACAACGCTTTTACCACCTCTATCTATGTCGCAATGTGCGAGTTTCTTTACTCCATCATAAATGTCATAAAGACCGGTTGCTCTCCTTGCAAAGCCCCATACTCCACCTAACATAATCAATCTCCTATTGAAAAAATTTATTATCGTTAGCAAAAAAGTATAGAATCTCTAGCGTTTTAATGGGAGTATAAAACAATAAGAGCACCGACAAGAGGAAAGTTTCACGTAAGTCAAAACCCAACTCTAAGGGATTAAGTTAACAATTTTGATGGATTGATACGTGTAAAGATTTAACTATCAATTATTTACATTTAAACACCCTCGGTGACGCTGGTTTATTAAATGATGAATAAACTATTTAATTAATATCGCTAAAATTAATAATTGCTACAATTAAATAAAGATGAAAAATAAATGTCTATTAATTATGAGGTATTATGACTTCAGTATCTGATAATACAGTAGGCGAAAATTATGTTTATAATGTAACTGAACTTCAGCAAGCAATTAATCAAGGTAGTATAGTTGTTAATGGTCACACCAAATACTTCTATGAACTCATAAACGACGATAACTTCATTAAAAACCCTGAACTCTATCAAGTAGCGCTCACATGCATTAGTTTATCTAAAGATCTTTCCGGAACAGACTCTGAAAAATATGAACAACTGGTTCGGGGTTATACTCTATTAAATAATCCAAAAATGACAAGTTTGGTGGAGAGCAAAAGCAATGAAGACTCCATAAATACTTATGAAAATATACTTAAGGATTGCGAGAAGAAATTCATACAGAACCTTAAAAAATTTATCTCAATCAGAAATAAGCTCATCAATAAACCTACAACAGATATTGAAAAGAAAATAACCAATGAAGGCTCAAAGATTATTCTGCGACTCAATCAATTAGATCAAATCAGCCCAAATAGAGAAAATTCCCTGAGTGAGAAAGGATTGCGTGTTCTTACACAAAGTATGATGCGCAGTAGTGATGATGAAGTTCAAGCTGCTTGGAGAGGCATCGTTGAGAAAGTTGTAAACCTTCTGCATTTTGATGCTAACGATCCAAAAAACTTAGAATCAGTGGAAAATTCATTGTTGAATGGTGAATATGATGAAATTTATATGTATAATGCATTGACAAGTGGAGAAACTTTTATTGATGGGAAAAAAGAATCATTTAGGGAGCTACTTAAAGATTCAAAATTTCTCAATCATCCTCAGCTATACAATATCCTTTTAAAAGTCATTGACAGCTTAAAAAATAAAGAAAAACTCAATGAATTGGAAATGCAGCAACTAGTTACAGCCTATCAGATACTTAATAACCCCACAGTCCCTAGCTTACCAGAGCGACGGTATTATCAGATTTTTGCAAAATATACTTATAATAATGCTATCGCTTTCTGTGAGAGCGCCTTTTTAAGAGAGTTCGATAGCTATTTAGCTGCTAGGGAGAAGGTTATTGGATCAAATTCATGGTTGGAACAGTTTAAAGGTAAAGAACAGTCCATTCAAGAAAAGATAAATTCCTTATCTAGCTCATATAGAGATCAATGGAATGCCATCAAGGCAGCTATCATCCAGATATCAACTTCACAACCAAAAGCTTTTGAAGCCAAAAAGCAATGGTCGGAACTTGTAAATACTCTAAAAGACTCTAGTAGTAATTTTTTTCAAAATTATGAAGTGGAAAACTATCTCTTAAGGGGAATTATACCTTTCAGCGTCCAAAATCCTGAAGATGATCAAGAGGATCACTTTAATATGGTCGACGCAGTAGTAAGAGAAAATAATGAATTTTCTAGAGATGAAGTTTCCTTAGCTACTAAGAAGTTGTTTAAAGAAGGTCTCCAAACAGGTTATTTCAGTGTAAATGATGATAATTTTTCAGAGTTTTACGAGCTTTCTTTAAAATATAACATCCCTTCCCTTAAAGAAAGCTGCATTCGCCATGTTACCAATGGAACAATGAACTTAAATAAAGTTCGGTTTTTACATAAGCTGAACGAACTAGATAACCAAAACCTAAAAGATGAAATTAAAAAATTTTCTGAATCAATAGATGCCTTATCCACGAAGGAATATCTCAAGAATCTTATAAATACTCCTTCAGAATTCAAGGAATTCATCGAAAAAAGTAAAAAACTTGATTTAATAAATACGTTGAAAATTTGCGAATCAGTTTTTCAAGCGAAAATAGTTTCTCTTATGAATGTGAGAGCCGATTTGGTGATTTCAGATGATCAAAAATTAACCCGGAATGAAACAGACTTTGTATATGATCAAGCGAGGGCTCTTAATGTTAAACCCAAAGATA
The Parachlamydiales bacterium genome window above contains:
- a CDS encoding BTB/POZ domain-containing protein, with product MTSVSDNTVGENYVYNVTELQQAINQGSIVVNGHTKYFYELINDDNFIKNPELYQVALTCISLSKDLSGTDSEKYEQLVRGYTLLNNPKMTSLVESKSNEDSINTYENILKDCEKKFIQNLKKFISIRNKLINKPTTDIEKKITNEGSKIILRLNQLDQISPNRENSLSEKGLRVLTQSMMRSSDDEVQAAWRGIVEKVVNLLHFDANDPKNLESVENSLLNGEYDEIYMYNALTSGETFIDGKKESFRELLKDSKFLNHPQLYNILLKVIDSLKNKEKLNELEMQQLVTAYQILNNPTVPSLPERRYYQIFAKYTYNNAIAFCESAFLREFDSYLAAREKVIGSNSWLEQFKGKEQSIQEKINSLSSSYRDQWNAIKAAIIQISTSQPKAFEAKKQWSELVNTLKDSSSNFFQNYEVENYLLRGIIPFSVQNPEDDQEDHFNMVDAVVRENNEFSRDEVSLATKKLFKEGLQTGYFSVNDDNFSEFYELSLKYNIPSLKESCIRHVTNGTMNLNKVRFLHKLNELDNQNLKDEIKKFSESIDALSTKEYLKNLINTPSEFKEFIEKSKKLDLINTLKICESVFQAKIVSLMNVRADLVISDDQKLTRNETDFVYDQARALNVKPKDIDLMLGDAIELGLSVSAGEAYSQLLKNTCILCTTSPLPDLEDRIFKSNGRQHYLDVVKKYAVKMAEIDPKNEQFKMIAALFNNNLFSPEEGQELFKYIFYQVGSSHPKGGRTFNTEDVYSRSSINSLNLLNVIALYQKSFNVADKIGIEGLKNYLAHNIFSLGIVSRKLKEELATLDETKKNEFIGSVRSSLFTLLSYPSHELGWLSAKEILSIDNETREHVKSNYEFNDPKTSDITVLVNPSTEASGGTSSPSAGLTLRLHKSVLGQSTYFRSFFTSGLRETNLPQITINEEESEAFLELVKFMYDGKLAIDENNVIALLELTKKYHVEPHILIAAQVHLWFSDYIKKLKEKVQEGDPIDAQTWNVLLEIFNDPHNEFLMNSKSLREDIYKYLILSVNTYMKSIDEQKEPNLTHAQAKERLQLLENTRDSKMGFYLRKRMDKFFNNLKSNYEKYDFGTDNKVHRP